From Sphingomonas hengshuiensis, one genomic window encodes:
- a CDS encoding thioesterase family protein, which produces MTPIADLLAAALRTDHGFTATIPPDWMQGRTAFGGLSAALALDAALALEPDLPPLRSAQIAFIGPLAGEVAVTATRLRRGRNAAYLQSDVASDAGLGMRATFVFMAALPSAVRHDESVRSPHAPPAKDASLYVGPETFFTGNFEFLDADTATGPADWLRWARLRVRAGLHPMVELMAIGDALPPAALKLAPSMLTPVSSLNWQINFVDPAPVTSDGWWLLGAHADTAWDGFSSQRMTIWNADGAVVAEAMQGVALFG; this is translated from the coding sequence ATGACGCCGATTGCCGATCTTCTCGCCGCCGCACTGCGCACCGACCATGGTTTCACCGCGACGATCCCCCCCGACTGGATGCAGGGCCGCACGGCGTTTGGCGGGCTGTCGGCGGCGCTCGCGCTGGATGCCGCGCTGGCGCTGGAGCCCGACCTGCCGCCGCTGCGTTCGGCGCAGATCGCGTTCATCGGGCCGCTCGCGGGCGAGGTCGCCGTCACCGCCACCCGGCTGCGGCGCGGGCGCAACGCGGCGTATCTCCAGAGCGACGTGGCCTCCGATGCCGGGCTGGGGATGCGCGCGACCTTCGTGTTCATGGCGGCATTGCCCTCGGCGGTGCGGCATGACGAGAGCGTGCGGTCGCCGCATGCGCCGCCTGCAAAGGATGCGAGCCTGTATGTCGGGCCGGAGACTTTCTTCACCGGCAATTTCGAGTTCCTCGATGCGGACACAGCCACCGGCCCCGCCGACTGGCTGCGCTGGGCACGGCTGCGCGTGCGCGCGGGGCTGCACCCGATGGTCGAGCTGATGGCGATCGGCGATGCGTTGCCCCCCGCGGCGCTCAAGCTGGCGCCCAGCATGCTGACGCCGGTCAGTTCGCTCAACTGGCAGATCAATTTCGTCGATCCCGCACCCGTCACCAGCGACGGCTGGTGGCTGCTCGGCGCGCATGCCGATACCGCGTGGGATGGCTTTAGCAGCCAGCGGATGACGATCTGGAACGCCGACGGCGCGGTGGTCGCGGAGGCGATGCAGGGAGTGGCGCTGTTCGGGTGA
- a CDS encoding response regulator, with protein MSDIPHILLVDDERSIREPLAQYLTKQGFRVTQAGDAEGARARMTAYAIDLVILDIMMPGEDGLSLCRHIRATSETPVILLTARSEETDRIVGLEMGADDYVVKPFSPRELAARIKVVLRRIQAGGAKQHAPESGSFAFSGWVLKTGERALVDREGVSVPLSTGEYNLLHALVTRPRQVLTRDQLLDLTQGREAAAFDRAIDNQVSRLRKKLEPDARNPSIIKTVWGGGYTLAAEVTRL; from the coding sequence ATGTCAGACATCCCGCACATCCTGCTCGTCGACGACGAGCGCTCGATCCGCGAGCCGCTTGCGCAATATTTGACCAAGCAGGGCTTTCGCGTGACGCAGGCCGGCGATGCCGAGGGTGCGCGGGCGCGGATGACTGCCTATGCCATCGACCTGGTGATCCTCGACATCATGATGCCGGGCGAAGACGGGTTGAGCCTGTGCCGCCATATCCGCGCGACCAGCGAGACCCCGGTGATCCTGCTGACCGCGCGCAGCGAAGAGACCGACCGGATCGTCGGGCTGGAAATGGGCGCCGACGATTATGTCGTGAAGCCCTTTTCCCCGCGCGAGCTGGCCGCGCGGATCAAGGTGGTGCTCCGCCGCATCCAGGCGGGGGGCGCCAAGCAGCATGCGCCGGAGAGCGGCAGCTTCGCCTTTTCGGGATGGGTGCTCAAGACCGGCGAACGCGCGCTGGTCGATCGCGAAGGCGTATCGGTGCCGCTGTCGACCGGCGAATATAATCTCCTCCACGCACTGGTCACCCGCCCGCGCCAGGTGCTGACGCGCGACCAGCTGCTCGACCTGACCCAGGGGCGCGAGGCCGCCGCGTTCGATCGCGCGATCGACAACCAGGTCAGCCGGCTGCGCAAGAAGCTGGAGCCCGACGCCCGGAACCCATCGATCATCAAGACGGTGTGGGGCGGCGGATACACGCTGGCCGCCGAGGTCACCCGGTTGTGA
- a CDS encoding acyl-CoA dehydrogenase family protein, producing MATLLESDAPADSIAAFRAEAREWLVAHFPPSLKGKDNLISALEGPHEPSPDEAAWQAAMGEKGWGVPTWPRDYGGGGLDRAEARVLQEEMARIGAWNPIGGMGVMMFGPTLLEYGSEAQKREHIPAIARGTVRWCQGYSEPGAGSDLASLQTFAEDHGDHYVVNGQKTWTSGGQWADKCFMLVRTDKTKKHEGITFLLVDMDTPGIEVRPIRLISGASPFCETFFTDVKVPKANRVGEEGQGWTIGKRLLQHERSSLSGGGGSAGRMFAGTPLSHLAKQAVGVDAEGRIADADLRGRIIRHDMDMRAFLLTLRRAAAEAKASQGPSAATSIMKNVGARIMQERSELLIEIRGLAGLGWEGEGFGEEELRDVRAWLFGKAVSIYGGSSEIQNNVIAKRILGMLDHQ from the coding sequence ATGGCTACACTATTGGAAAGCGACGCGCCCGCCGATTCTATCGCAGCCTTTCGCGCGGAGGCGCGCGAATGGCTGGTGGCGCATTTCCCGCCGTCGCTCAAGGGCAAGGACAATCTGATCTCCGCGCTGGAGGGCCCGCACGAGCCCTCGCCAGACGAGGCGGCGTGGCAGGCGGCGATGGGCGAGAAGGGCTGGGGCGTCCCCACCTGGCCGCGCGACTATGGCGGCGGCGGGCTCGACCGGGCCGAGGCGCGCGTGCTTCAGGAGGAAATGGCGCGGATCGGGGCGTGGAACCCGATCGGCGGGATGGGCGTGATGATGTTCGGCCCGACGCTGCTCGAATATGGCAGCGAGGCGCAGAAGCGCGAGCATATCCCCGCCATCGCGCGCGGCACGGTGCGCTGGTGCCAGGGCTATTCCGAACCCGGCGCCGGCTCCGACCTCGCCTCGCTCCAGACCTTTGCCGAGGATCATGGCGACCATTACGTCGTCAACGGCCAGAAAACCTGGACCAGCGGCGGCCAATGGGCGGACAAATGCTTCATGCTCGTCCGCACCGACAAGACGAAGAAGCATGAAGGCATTACCTTCCTGCTCGTCGACATGGACACGCCGGGGATCGAGGTGCGCCCGATCCGGCTGATCTCGGGCGCGTCGCCGTTCTGCGAGACCTTCTTCACCGACGTGAAGGTGCCCAAGGCCAATCGCGTCGGCGAAGAGGGGCAGGGCTGGACGATCGGCAAGCGTCTGCTCCAGCACGAACGCAGCAGCCTGTCGGGCGGCGGCGGATCGGCGGGGCGGATGTTCGCGGGCACGCCGTTGTCGCACCTTGCGAAGCAGGCGGTCGGCGTCGATGCCGAGGGCCGCATCGCCGATGCCGATCTGCGCGGGCGGATCATCCGGCACGACATGGACATGCGCGCCTTTCTCCTCACGCTCCGCCGCGCCGCCGCCGAGGCAAAGGCCAGCCAGGGGCCGTCCGCCGCGACCTCGATCATGAAGAATGTCGGCGCGCGGATCATGCAGGAACGCTCCGAGCTGCTGATCGAAATTCGCGGGCTGGCCGGGCTCGGCTGGGAAGGCGAGGGCTTTGGCGAGGAGGAACTGCGCGACGTCCGCGCCTGGCTCTTCGGCAAGGCGGTGTCGATCTATGGCGGATCGAGCGAGATCCAGAACAACGTGATCGCCAAGCGCATCCTCGGGATGCTGGATCACCAGTGA
- a CDS encoding EF-hand domain-containing protein — MNKMIAALLLGTTLLAGSASAAQQTPAASGPKQDRPAPPDPMLLADANKDGVVTRDEVAARLTAAFARVDANKDGKISPEEREAVLEVVGGPGGPGRPGGPGGPGGPGGPGGPEAKGPRGDRMMARMDKDGDGMASLEEQKARALARFDRVDTNKDGKIDQKERDAMHERMMAMRGRGGPRGGGDMPPPPPPPPADAQDS, encoded by the coding sequence ATGAACAAGATGATTGCCGCCCTGCTGCTGGGCACGACCTTGCTGGCGGGTAGCGCCAGCGCGGCGCAGCAGACCCCCGCCGCATCCGGCCCGAAGCAGGACCGGCCTGCGCCGCCCGATCCGATGCTGCTCGCCGACGCCAACAAGGACGGCGTGGTCACGCGCGACGAAGTGGCCGCGCGGCTGACCGCCGCCTTTGCCCGCGTCGATGCGAACAAGGACGGCAAGATCAGCCCCGAGGAGCGCGAGGCGGTGCTCGAAGTCGTGGGCGGGCCCGGTGGCCCTGGCCGTCCCGGCGGCCCGGGTGGTCCTGGTGGCCCCGGCGGTCCTGGTGGTCCCGAAGCCAAGGGGCCGCGCGGCGACCGGATGATGGCGCGGATGGACAAGGACGGCGACGGCATGGCCTCGCTCGAGGAGCAGAAGGCGCGCGCGCTGGCCCGTTTCGACCGAGTCGACACCAACAAGGACGGCAAGATCGACCAGAAAGAGCGCGATGCGATGCACGAGCGGATGATGGCGATGCGCGGTCGCGGCGGCCCGCGCGGCGGTGGCGACATGCCGCCCCCGCCCCCACCCCCTCCGGCCGACGCTCAGGATAGCTGA
- a CDS encoding acyl-CoA dehydrogenase family protein, translated as MAVLTEEQTMLRDMARDWADNESPVTAFRRMRAAAPPARFDADAWRAQAEMGWAGIIVPEAQGGAGMGYGSLGLVLEQLGRNLAATPLAATAAATSALLLGGSEAQQAAWLPRIAAGDVIATLAVDEGPRFAPDRIATTVEDGALTGTKAFVAEGDSAQLFVVAAVDGLYLVADGAGVARAPRSLVDSRSHAEIRFVGAPAERLAGGGPDLLTRVTDRAAAALCAEMLGMAESAFEQTNAFLKTRVQFGQVLASFQALQHRMAKMFTELELMRSVVEAALEAVDSGKPDVRQEVSLAKALAGETLNLVSREMVQLHGGIGMTDEHDAGFYLKRARVLEAMWGNAAWHRERFARLAGY; from the coding sequence ATGGCCGTGCTGACCGAAGAACAGACGATGCTGCGCGATATGGCGCGCGACTGGGCCGACAATGAATCGCCCGTCACCGCATTCCGCCGGATGCGTGCCGCCGCGCCGCCCGCGCGCTTCGATGCCGATGCGTGGCGTGCCCAGGCCGAGATGGGCTGGGCAGGGATCATCGTGCCAGAGGCACAGGGAGGCGCAGGCATGGGCTATGGCTCGCTCGGGCTGGTGCTCGAACAGCTCGGGCGCAATCTCGCCGCCACCCCTCTCGCCGCCACCGCGGCCGCCACCAGCGCGCTGCTCCTCGGCGGCTCGGAGGCGCAGCAGGCGGCATGGCTGCCGCGCATCGCCGCGGGCGACGTCATCGCGACGCTGGCGGTGGACGAGGGGCCGCGCTTCGCCCCCGATCGCATCGCGACGACGGTCGAGGACGGCGCGCTCACCGGCACCAAGGCGTTCGTTGCCGAGGGCGACAGCGCCCAGCTCTTCGTCGTCGCCGCCGTCGATGGCCTCTATCTCGTCGCCGACGGCGCGGGCGTGGCGCGTGCCCCCCGCAGCCTCGTCGATTCGCGCAGCCATGCCGAAATCCGCTTCGTCGGCGCGCCCGCCGAGCGCCTCGCGGGCGGTGGCCCCGATCTCCTCACCCGCGTCACCGATCGCGCCGCCGCCGCCTTGTGCGCCGAAATGCTCGGCATGGCCGAAAGCGCGTTCGAACAGACCAACGCCTTCCTCAAGACCCGCGTCCAGTTCGGCCAGGTCCTCGCCTCGTTCCAGGCGCTCCAGCACCGCATGGCGAAGATGTTCACCGAACTCGAACTGATGCGATCGGTGGTCGAGGCGGCGCTGGAGGCAGTCGACAGCGGCAAGCCCGACGTCCGCCAGGAAGTCAGCCTCGCCAAGGCGCTCGCGGGCGAAACGCTCAACCTCGTCAGCCGCGAAATGGTCCAGCTCCATGGCGGGATCGGGATGACCGACGAACATGACGCCGGATTTTACCTCAAGCGGGCGCGCGTGCTGGAGGCGATGTGGGGCAATGCCGCGTGGCATCGCGAACGTTTTGCGCGGCTTGCCGGCTATTGA
- a CDS encoding TonB-dependent receptor, whose translation MRLRLLSATAVPALIMALAAPAYAQDASTGAAAPQDNQTPDAYDTNDIVVTAQGRAQVLADVPLAVSAISAEALQQSGTNDIRQLNQIAPSLLVSSTGSEANGSARIRGIGTVGDNPGLESSVAVFIDGVYRSRSGIGLNELGEIERIEVLRGPQGTLFGRNASAGLINIVSKAPAPVFSAGAEATYGNYNNVRLSGFVNAPLGDTLAARIDGVYNQRDGFYTDLTSGRDINNRKRGFVRGQLLYEPSSDLSVRIIGDYTKRDEECCAATYVSREMNPTIGALNDPAQNNIVRVLQALGQPAAAFTNGYNRDIYVSPGRSYGGKTEDWGGSMQVDWDLGGAKLTSITGYRNYRSDQGSDTDYSYVDILYRAADGNNAREFKTFSQELRLQGTAFGDKLDWLVGGYFADEDLTVTDNLRFGSQYGRFATCRIISGSALAALYSPTSAGCLAARPAAFGAASPLIYAAFDRLDAINDKGTTRDRYFQNSRNWALFTHNIFHVTNRVDLTLGVRYTNERKKFNATFGNDNTGCTANQASLLPLRSTAALTGIVDAIVGLSCQGNSTAELNGVSINDRRSEHKFTGTGVLSWKPVDDLLLYGSYSRGYKAGGFNLDRSALKAPIATFASVGGAQALASGLQFDPEEVDAFEIGAKYSTGRFSLNVAAFRQQFKNFQLNTFNGTVFLVQNINGCSTGLSGGDRDQSKFTTASNYNAAASTTGRCASGDVTYGVLAQGVEIEASLVPARDFRVGLGLTYSDTKYRENLVGNASGAPLDQALRKLPGDELSNAPQFVATASASWTPDLGSSGLSGLVYFDTRLTDKFNTGSDLFAQKGQESFALVNGRIGIRGPEQKWAIEVWAQNLLNQDYQQVAFNSPFQEGATGAPFTDAQYPGGRQIFSSYLAEPRTYGVTLRSRF comes from the coding sequence ATGCGGCTACGCCTTTTGTCGGCGACTGCGGTTCCGGCATTGATCATGGCGCTCGCGGCACCTGCGTACGCGCAGGACGCATCGACCGGGGCTGCGGCCCCGCAGGATAACCAGACCCCCGATGCCTATGACACCAACGACATCGTCGTGACGGCGCAGGGCCGCGCACAGGTGCTCGCGGACGTGCCGCTGGCGGTGTCGGCGATCAGCGCGGAGGCGTTGCAGCAGAGCGGCACCAACGACATCCGCCAGCTCAACCAGATCGCGCCGTCGCTGCTCGTCTCGTCGACCGGCAGCGAGGCCAATGGCTCGGCGCGCATCCGCGGCATCGGCACGGTCGGCGACAATCCCGGGCTCGAAAGCTCGGTCGCGGTGTTCATCGACGGCGTCTATCGCTCGCGCTCGGGCATCGGGCTCAACGAACTGGGCGAGATCGAGCGGATCGAAGTGCTGCGCGGGCCGCAGGGCACGTTGTTCGGGCGCAATGCCTCGGCGGGCCTGATCAACATCGTCAGCAAGGCCCCGGCCCCCGTGTTCAGCGCGGGCGCCGAGGCGACCTATGGCAATTACAACAACGTCCGCCTCTCCGGCTTCGTCAACGCGCCGCTCGGTGACACGCTCGCGGCGCGCATCGACGGCGTCTACAACCAGCGCGACGGCTTCTACACCGACCTGACCAGCGGCCGCGACATCAATAACCGCAAGCGCGGCTTCGTCCGCGGCCAGCTTCTCTACGAGCCGTCGAGCGACCTGTCGGTGCGCATCATCGGCGACTATACCAAACGCGACGAGGAATGCTGCGCGGCGACCTATGTCAGCCGCGAGATGAACCCGACGATCGGCGCGCTCAACGATCCGGCGCAGAACAATATCGTCCGCGTGCTCCAGGCGCTGGGCCAGCCGGCCGCTGCGTTCACCAACGGCTATAACCGCGACATCTATGTCTCGCCGGGCCGCAGCTATGGCGGCAAGACCGAGGATTGGGGCGGGTCGATGCAGGTCGACTGGGATCTGGGCGGCGCGAAGCTGACCTCGATCACCGGCTATCGCAACTATCGCAGCGATCAGGGCTCCGACACCGACTATAGCTATGTCGACATCCTCTATCGCGCGGCGGACGGCAACAATGCCCGCGAGTTCAAGACCTTCAGCCAGGAATTGCGGCTCCAGGGCACGGCGTTCGGCGATAAGCTCGACTGGCTGGTCGGCGGCTATTTCGCCGATGAAGACCTGACCGTCACCGACAATCTGCGCTTCGGCAGCCAATATGGCCGCTTCGCCACCTGCCGCATCATCTCGGGCAGTGCGCTGGCGGCGCTCTATTCGCCGACTTCGGCGGGGTGCCTCGCGGCGCGCCCGGCGGCGTTCGGGGCGGCCTCGCCGCTGATCTATGCGGCGTTCGACCGGCTCGATGCGATCAACGACAAGGGCACGACGCGCGACCGCTATTTCCAGAACAGCCGCAACTGGGCGCTGTTCACGCACAACATCTTCCACGTCACCAACCGCGTCGATCTGACGCTCGGCGTGCGCTACACCAACGAGCGCAAGAAGTTCAACGCGACCTTCGGCAACGACAATACCGGCTGCACCGCCAACCAGGCATCGCTGCTGCCGCTCCGCTCGACTGCGGCGCTCACCGGAATCGTCGATGCGATCGTCGGGCTGTCGTGCCAGGGCAACTCGACCGCCGAGCTGAACGGCGTCTCGATCAACGACCGCCGCAGCGAGCATAAATTCACCGGCACCGGCGTCCTGTCGTGGAAGCCGGTCGACGATCTGCTCCTCTATGGCAGCTATTCGCGCGGCTATAAGGCGGGCGGGTTCAACCTCGATCGCTCGGCGCTCAAGGCGCCGATCGCCACCTTCGCCTCGGTCGGCGGCGCGCAGGCGCTGGCAAGCGGGCTCCAGTTCGACCCCGAGGAAGTCGACGCCTTCGAAATCGGCGCCAAATATTCGACAGGCCGGTTCAGCCTCAACGTCGCGGCGTTCCGCCAGCAGTTCAAGAATTTCCAGCTCAACACCTTCAACGGCACCGTTTTCCTGGTTCAGAACATCAACGGGTGCAGCACCGGCCTGTCGGGCGGCGACCGTGACCAGAGCAAGTTCACCACGGCGTCCAACTATAACGCCGCGGCGTCGACCACCGGTCGCTGCGCATCGGGCGACGTGACCTATGGCGTGCTGGCGCAGGGTGTCGAGATCGAGGCATCGCTGGTTCCGGCGCGCGATTTCCGCGTCGGGCTGGGGCTGACCTATTCGGACACCAAATATCGCGAAAATCTGGTCGGCAATGCCAGTGGCGCGCCGCTCGACCAGGCGCTGCGCAAGCTGCCGGGCGACGAACTGTCGAACGCCCCGCAATTCGTCGCGACTGCCTCGGCGTCGTGGACCCCGGACCTTGGCAGTTCGGGGCTGAGCGGGCTCGTCTATTTCGACACCCGCCTGACCGACAAATTCAACACCGGCTCCGACCTGTTCGCGCAAAAGGGGCAGGAGAGCTTTGCGCTCGTCAACGGCCGCATCGGCATTCGCGGGCCCGAGCAGAAATGGGCGATCGAAGTCTGGGCACAGAATTTGCTCAACCAGGATTACCAGCAGGTCGCGTTCAACTCGCCGTTCCAGGAGGGGGCCACCGGCGCGCCCTTCACCGACGCGCAATATCCCGGCGGTCGCCAGATCTTCTCCTCCTATCTGGCCGAA